From Coturnix japonica isolate 7356 chromosome 3, Coturnix japonica 2.1, whole genome shotgun sequence, the proteins below share one genomic window:
- the AMD1 gene encoding S-adenosylmethionine decarboxylase proenzyme — MKENGAHFFEGTEKLLEVWFARQQPAPQEPHQSKGSGDLRTIPRIEWDKLLENVHCLIISVTKTDKQEAYVLSESSMFVSKRRFILKTCGTTLLLQALVPLLELAREYSGFDSIQSFFYSRKNFMKPSHQEYPHRNFQEEVEFLNEIFPNGAAYCMGRMNSDCWYLYTLDFPESRISNQPDQTLEILMSELDPVVMDQFYMKDGVTANDVTRMSGIRDLIPGSVIDATMFNPCGYSMNGMKSDGTYWTIHITPEPEFSYVSFETNISQTSYDDLIRKVVEVFKPGKFVTTLFVNQSSKCRTVFSSAQKIEGFKRLDHQIAQFSDYNFVFTSFTKNRQQQHS, encoded by the exons ATGAAGGAGAACGGTGCACACTTCTTCGAAGGGACCgagaagctgctggaggtgTGGTTCGCCCGGCAGCAGCCCGCGCCGCAGGAGCCGCACCAGAGCAAGGGGTCCGGAGACCTCCGCACCATCCCCAG GATTGAGTGGGACAAACTTCTGGAGAATGTGCATTGTTTGATCATAAGTGTGACAAAAACTGACAAGCAGGAAGCTTATGTACTCAG tgagagtagCATGTTTGTCTCCAAGAGACGTTTCATTTTGAAGACGTGTGGTACCACCCTCTTACTGCAAGCACTGGTTCCCCTGTTGGAGCTTGCTAGGGAGTACAGTGGGTTTGACTCAATTCAG agcttctTTTATTCACGTAAGAATTTCATGAAGCCTTCCCACCAGGAGTACCCACATAGGAATTTCCAGGAAGAAGTGGAGTTTCTTAATGAAATTTTCCCAA ATGGAGCAGCTTATTGCATGGGACGGATGAATTCTGATTGCTG GTACCTGTACACCCTGGATTTCCCAGAGAGTCGGATATCCAATCAGCCTGATCAGACACTGGAAATTCTGATGAGTGAGCTTGACCCAGTAGTTATGGACCAGTTCTACATGAAAGATGGTGTTACTGCAAATGATGTCACTCGT ATGAGTGGAATTCGTGACCTGATACCAGGTTCTGTTATTGATGCTACAATGTTCAATCCTTGTGGGTATTCAATGAATGGGATGAAATCGGAT ggaaCTTACTGGACTATTCACATCACTCCAGAACCAGAATTCTCTTACGTTAGTTTTGAAACAAACATAAGTCAAACTTCTTATGATGACCTGATTAGAAAAGTTGTAGAGGTTTTCAAGCCAGGAAAATTTGTAACAACCCTCTTTGTTAATCAG agcTCTAAATGTCgcacagtgttttcttctgctcagaaGATTGAAGGGTTTAAACGTCTTGATCACCAGATTGCTCAGTTCAGTGAttacaattttgtttttaccaGTTTTACGAAGAATCGCCAGCAACAGCACAGTTGa